The following are encoded in a window of Cucurbita pepo subsp. pepo cultivar mu-cu-16 chromosome LG12, ASM280686v2, whole genome shotgun sequence genomic DNA:
- the LOC111806828 gene encoding 11S globulin subunit beta-like translates to MSETKWQLVGFYMNPSHHVFCYHRRRHPLVTTIPPPSPNKYSATFLYVSHAPSNLLLSFSVTMARSSLHGLSCLLVFINVCFAQFEHFPQEFQDGEAMQQHRFHSPRACRLENLRAQEPVRRAEAEAGSTEVWDQYSEEFQCAGVNMLRHKIRPRGLLLPGFSNAPKLIFVVQGTGIRGVAIPGCAETYQTDLRRSQSAGSAFRDQHQKIRQFREGDLLVVPAGVSHWIYNRGQSDLILIVFTDTRNVANQIDPYLRKFFLAGRPEMVERGAEEMEGRSRRGSVGEKSGNMFSGIADELLEEAFKVDSGLVRRLKGEDDERDRIVQVDEDFDVLLPERDEQERSRGRYIESESENGFEETICTLRLKHNIGRSERADVFNPRGGRISTANYHNLPFLRQVRLSAERGVLYSNALVAPHYTVNSHTVLYATRGSARVQVVNDLGQSVFNGEVRKGQVLMIPQNFVVMKQASDKGFEWIAFKTNDNAITNLLAGRASEMRMLPLGVLSNMYRISREEAQRLKYGQQEMRILSPGRSQERRD, encoded by the exons ATGTCAGAGACGAAATGGCAGCTGGTGGGTTTCTACATGAATCCCTCCCACCACGTATTCTGttaccaccgccgccgccatcCACTTGTCACCACCATTCCTCCTCCGTCCCCCAATAAATACTCCGCCACCTTCCTCTACGTTTCTCACGCACCTAGTAACcttctcctctctttctccGTCACCATGGCTCGCTCTTCTCTTCATGGTTTGTCATGTTTACTAGTTTTCATCAATGTCTGCTTCGCTCAGTTTGAGCATTTCCCTCAGGAATTCCAAGACGGGGAAGCAATGCAGCAGCACCGATTCCATTCTCCGAGAGCCTGTCGTCTTGAGAATCTCAGAGCTCAAGAGCCCGTTCGTAGAGCCGAGGCGGAGGCCGGTTCCACTGAAGTGTGGGATCAGTACAGCGAGGAGTTCCAGTGCGCCGGAGTAAATATGCTCCGCCATAAAATCCGGCCCAGAGGTCTGCTTCTACCTGGATTCTCTAATGCTCCTAAACTCATCTTCGTAGTCCAAGGCACCGGCATACGCGGGGTTGCAATTCCCGGTTGTGCGGAAACTTACCAGACCGATTTACGAAGATCGCAATCGGCTGGATCTGCGTTCAGAGACCAGCATCAGAAGATCCGCCAGTTCAGAGAGGGCGATCTCCTCGTTGTACCGGCCGGAGTTTCTCACTGGATCTATAATCGAGGACAGTCCGATCTCATCTTGATCGTCTTCACTGACACTCGCAATGTCGCCAATCAAATCGATCCATACCTCAGA AAATTCTTCCTCGCCGGAAGGCCAGAGATGGTGGAAAGAGGCGCAGAGGAAATGGAAGGAAGAAGCCGCAGGGGATCCGTTGGCGAGAAATCAGGCAATATGTTCAGTGGAATTGCAGACGAACTTCTGGAAGAAGCTTTCAAAGTAGACAGTGGATTGGTCAGGCGGCTGAAGGGAGAAGACGACGAGAGGGACAGAATCGTGCAAGTCGATGAAGATTTCGACGTGCTTCTGCCAGAGAGAGATGAACAGGAGAGATCAAGAGGAAGATACATCGAATCAGAATCGGAAAATGGCTTCGAAGAAACCATATGCACACTCCGATTGAAGCACAACATCGGTCGGTCTGAGCGCGCCGATGTGTTCAACCCACGCGGCGGCCGCATCTCCACCGCCAACTACCATAACCTCCCCTTCCTCCGCCAAGTCCGCCTCAGCGCCGAACGAGGAGTCCTCTACAGC AACGCGCTCGTAGCACCGCACTACACAGTGAACAGCCACACGGTGTTATACGCGACGAGAGGCAGCGCGAGAGTACAGGTCGTCAACGACTTAGGACAATCGGTGTTCAACGGCGAGGTTCGGAAAGGACAGGTACTGATGATTCCACAGAACTTCGTGGTGATGAAACAAGCAAGCGACAAAGGATTCGAGTGGATTGCATTCAAGACGAACGACAACGCTATCACGAACCTTCTGGCGGGGCGCGCTTCGGAGATGAGGATGTTGCCGCTGGGAGTTCTGTCGAACATGTACCGGATTTCAAGGGAGGAGGCACAGCGGCTGAAGTACGGGCAACAGGAGATGAGGATTCTCAGCCCAGGAAGGTCGCAGGAAAGAAGAGACTga